Genomic segment of Sarcophilus harrisii chromosome 4, mSarHar1.11, whole genome shotgun sequence:
TCCCTGTCCCTTTCACTATGGCTTAGGATCTTCCATTGTGTGATGGACCCACTTCCCTCCATTgtacatattttttctcttaggTACCCTTTCACTTTCCTACACTCACTTAAAAGATTTGTTTCCCTCAGAATCTTAAACTTTCCACTTAGATGGCACCTTTGTTCAGACCTTGATCCACTGTAGGTCTTGGTAGGAGAATCAGTATATACTTTACTTGCCCAATAACACTTCCTGACCATTCCCTAAACATTTGTCattgttattgctatttatttatttcacttatgTCTGGCTCTTCATGTTCCCCTttgcggttttcttggcaaagatcctggagtggtgtgccatttccttctccagctcattttacagatgagtgacttgtccagggtcacatagtaagcatCTGTGGCCAGATTTCAATGCAGGAAATTGAATTTTCCTGAATTTAGGTCCAATATCCTAACTACTATACCATGTAGTTGCTCCTAAACACTAACACTCACTAATTTCTCCTCTACTGAGAAGCTCTCCATCTAAATTTCTCATCTAATGCAGGGGGCAAGTTATTAttactaaaaacaacaacaacaacaacaacaacaaaacctttctcctatccaaggcatttcttttccttttataaaagagTTTAGGCCTAGTTCATAATCATCTCTAGCCTGCTTCTTACATCATGAGACTTCTGAGCCTTTCCCTGAGGTTCAAACTGTTTGCCAAGagtgtttctgcctctcttgtCTCATGGTTGGCACCCATATCCTACCCCATCATGCATTTTCCCTTCCATACTTTATTTCTATTCTCTAGATGTGACTTAGTGCTATTGGGAaattttctgaaagcatttaCCCCTTGGCAAATGTTGCAAATAAAGAGaacttattgttttattgattgtctagactttagaAAATTATGTAAAAGTTATTAGCAGTGCATGTTAAACTTAAATGTGGAGCATGTCTTTGCGGAGAGCAATATACAACCTTGATATTAGCTTGCCCCAGATTGGGGCCTGCTGATTCCTTTACCTCTTCTGTAGGGGATCATCTGGTCTTTGGGAGAGCATTAGATTAGACCATGCTGTTTTCTGAATTCATCTAACCATATCTCCACCACCTCATTTTCTtggtaaataaatgaatgaatgaaaaagcctTTGTTAAAAGCTTGTTCTATCtcaagcactatgctaggcactggcaacaaaactataaaaactGAGAGAGTAAACTTCCAGAAGTTTACATTGCAATAGGGGAGATAATATATCAAGGGAAAGATGGGCCAGGGTGGGAAGATGCCTTTTGGTAAATCACAAGGGTAGTGAGTGGAGCCATTGGCAGGTTAATTATTGTGTCTTTTTCAGAAGCCATAGCAATACTGATTTAATTGAGGCTCCTAAGTCAGGAAGGGAAAAGGGTTGAAAGATGTATTAGGAATGTTGGCTGTGGGGTACACTGTGAGAAGATGGATTGGATTGATAATTAAATGGGATGTAAAGACAAATCTGATGTGAAACTACTGAGCTATTGGAACTTTCAAGGGTGAATTCACTCCATCAATAAAGACAGTTTAGCTGGAAGGATGGAAGTTTCAGGGCTGAGTAGATTACCTCCCCCAAGGCATGGTCTTTGGAGGGATTCTCTGATGAAAGAGCATCTTCTAAGTAAATGGCAAGATGATGTCTTGATGTGAGTGAAAATCCTGAAAGGAACTTTGTTCCTGCCCTTCTTTTACAATTCTTCCACACTCTTCCCTAGTGTTTCACAGGGAGATCTTTCTTCTTTactaaatttccttcttttcaatttttcctgaGATGCCTAGGTCTGAACAGGCTTAGAACAGATAAGGAGCAGGTTGAGGAAGGCAGTCATAGTAAATTCCcccttaatgaaaaaaaacattgataAGTTGAAGCAAAAACTCAAAGCCAAGTGAGTGTATGAGAAGATGGGAGACCCTCCTTTTACAATCCATTTGAAGGAAGCAGGGATATATATCCAGGGAAAGGGTGATTTGTACAAGGGAGTAGAGAAGCAAAATAGTTGTCATCTTTTATATGGAGAATTATAATTATATGGgtgtggggagaaagaaaaagcccaAATGAATTTCAAGCTTAGAGAAGCAgtgttaaaatttaatatatggaATGAATTCTTAGGAAGGAGCACTTTGCTAACCTTGAAAAGATTGCTCAGAAGATAACATGTGTCCCTTAATGGAGCAGTTTAAGGTAATTTTATTGTAGAGAGAATTCTGGCTTCTAGTGTGATTTTTCCTGAAATTTCTCAGAGGCCCCTTTCAAACTGAGATTGTATAACTTTAGGACTCTAAAGTAGGACTGACAATGGAGAAAGCCTTTTGGCAAATCAGATCATTGGGAAGTAGATGGGGTAGAATGATGGAAGTTTTATTCTATTCCTATCATTCTATTCCTAGTTGGTTCGCTCTGAAATGAAGATTTTTCCAGCTAAGTCAGGAAAGATAACAACCATGAGGTTCTTGCATCCTCTGCGCCCTACCTCCCTTTCATCCCTCACCTTAGCTCCCTCCCACTCTAGGAGCTCTAGCCTCCGAAACAAATGCAAGAAAACACGAGCTGTCAggttttataaacaaaaatatattttctatagaaATTCAATGGTCATACATACTATAGCATTGTTTCCCATAAGAACATTCATTTTCGATACATTGGGTTCAATGTGACTTCTCTCCAGAAGATTTAAACACCTTTCACATGGATTTTCATACCAATTTTTACAACATCCCTTTGAGGTAGGAAGGAGAGGAATGGAGTATTTCCCATTTTATACACATAAAGCCTAAGGCACAGAAGTAAAAGGACTGACTCAAGGGTAAGttacaaaaaacaataacaaaaccacaAAGTCTCAAGGCACAGAAAGCTGAACACTATCAATTTAAATAggacaaaatatattaaaattataataaactgTTTCAACCTAAGGGAGGTGGgcacaaaataaattattcttcagCACCACTTTAATATCAGGTCTGGCTGGGCTAAGAGAAAGGGTCAGGAACTTTCCTGGATCTTGACTTTTTGGTTGTCCAGTTGGTTCATTATATGTTGGACCCATTGATCCTTGGGATTAGCACAGACTTTGAAGCCTCTTTTTGTGATAAACCTGTGAAGGAAAGGACCGTTAATGAGTGACTTTGTGAATTTAGCCCAGGAGGATGAAGCATCCCACCCTAATCCTGTTCTCTCAACCTCCCTTTACCATCCTACTACTGGCATTGGAAAATGAAACCCAGTGGGAATTTCTCTCAGGACTATCCTCCTGCCCAAATGGAACTGTCCTGTATCCTGGGTTGAGTGAATGGTAGTCACTGAAGATTCAAATAGAGGGTATTCatcattttcctccatttattcccttcttcccagattattGTGTTCTACTTTCCAGTTTTGGGGATTCAGCTTTCGATTAATTATGGATTGGGTTGCAGGTGGTGGGTGACATCCCATCCCAAATGAGGGACAAAAACCCATTTCAAACTTTCCCCCTTTCTTGGATTTGAAGATCTCTCCTTGGGATCCTTATAAGGAAGAGTAGTATGAGAATGTAAGTGGAGGGAGGGACTTTTGacaatctctcttctcttctcttctccccacctccattcTACAGAGGAAGGCTGAAAGAAtagaaatgacttgctcagaaccACTCAATGACAAAGTCAGATGTAGGTACTCAGACTCTTGTCAGATCAGAACAAATATGGAAAACTTTTATGAAACAGAACTTGAGGGAAGTCAGGAGATAACAGTTTTTCTGCTAATTTGCTGTGCAACTTAAGGGGGGAAAATTCCATCCTTTCGTTTCctcttttgtcaaatgatttgACTAGGCTAGATTATATTTGGTCACTGTGATGAACCTTCCTGCTCTAGCATCTTATGGTTCAAGGATAGTATCTTATGTGCAAATTAATTAATACCAGTGGATTTGATACACAATTGTTCATAACACTTATTCTTTTCATCACTTGTAGGAATAGCTCCAGTGAGGACACTAATCTGTCTACAAAAAGTTCTGAAGGTCTGAACTTGTCATATTTCATCTCCCCCAAGTCCACCTGTCAAATCTGAATTTTACCTCTCTTGGTCCCCAGGAAATGAGTATTATAGAgcagatgaggaggagagaaaatgtcATTAACTTACACAACTCCTTTCTGGGTACATTGACTACTGGTGATATGATAGGTTACTACCAATTTTGGAGAAATACGTTTGTTGTGGAACTGCAAGCAGCAAATGGTTGGGATGCCAGAACCAACTGAAAGAAAACCAAGAAGGATGTTTTAGGAggatttatcatttttgtttcatAAGCATGAGTAtttcaagaaagagaaggggaaagacgAGAAGGTACAAAGACAGCCTCCATTCTAAGTAGTATTATCTGGTCTAAGAACTACAGTACATTCCCAGGATAAGTCTAAGGATAATCTAGGTGGGCACAGATTTACATGATCTGTGACCCATCATAAGTTACTTAAGCCcctttccttaattttctcaCGAATAAAATTGGAATGTCTTGTACCATTTTTCCCCAATGCCAACCTGCTATGTTCTAAGTTGAAATCAGAAAGTATTAATCATTAGCAGGATCCAAGGTGAGTTGAATGTTGGGACTTCAGTACCCTAGCTTCAGTACAAAGAGGTACCGGATCTGGAAATGTCTCTATGACCTTCTTACTCCTTCTCAAATCACTACTTATGAAATTTATGCTCATGCATTTGAAGAACAAAATTTTAACTAATACAACATCAAATTCATCATCAAGTTGTGTCTAGGCCTCCAAGCAAAACATAGAAAAGGGTTTAGCTTCCTATCCAGTTTTAGAAACATGTCTGCCATAATCAAGAAAATTCTTCTCAACTGCATCACTGATCATTATAGGGGCTGCTATTTTGAGGAGCTTTGATTAGGACATTGACAACATGGGGAAACAGAAAGGTCACCAGACTGGATATAAGGAGGCCTGGGTTCTAGTCCCATGTCGCCCATTAACTAATTGTAACCTTAGACTATTTCTCtctagatctcaatttcctcttctgtaaaacaagagatcctttctatctctaataTTTGAAGGCAACgcagaaataaaagaatgttcCCTATGTCTTCTGTGTGGAAGGGAAAAATGGTAAGAACACTTACAGGGTGAGGCACGGACTTGACAGCAGAGGGCAGCAGCAATGACAACCAAAGACAGAACAGCTCCAGAGACTTTCATAGTGCTAGTAGGGAGAAGGCAGGCTTGAGAAATGGATTCAATAGCTTCCAAGTTACTCTCTGCTTAATGAATggatctcttctcccttttattgAGAGAGGGCTGAGAGAAGAGGATTTGCTTCAGTCAGAAATGTcatggaaaaagaatgaaaaggagattCTTAAGATAGCAGAGCACACAGCTGGACTCTAAAAAGCTTTCCAGGAACTAAGAGAGGGAAGTAGTGACCTGTGGCTGCATTATTTCTACATTACTATTG
This window contains:
- the LOC105750536 gene encoding C-C motif chemokine 3 translates to MKVSGAVLSLVVIAAALCCQVRASPFGSGIPTICCLQFHNKRISPKLVVTYHITSSQCTQKGVVFITKRGFKVCANPKDQWVQHIMNQLDNQKVKIQESS